Below is a genomic region from Eremothecium sinecaudum strain ATCC 58844 chromosome V, complete sequence.
TACAAATTCTGTTGAGCGCACCGCTCCTTTATGTCTTGTATATAGAAAGTTAGCCTAGTAGATTAAGCTCCTAAGGCAGTATGGCGTGGGGCCCTGAAGAATATTAGTCCTGAATCCTCTACGTTGGACAATAGGCCAGTATTGGAATCCGCGCTGGAATTAATTGATGCCGAGGAATTGTACGATAAGATTGAATTGCACTCCGATGCGCTGAGTATGTCGTATGAATTGTGTGTATCCATGACGAATACAGCTTTTTCCGATTCAGGTTCTTTAGAATCTTGTGACACGCGGGCTCCTCTGTTAAAGAATAAATGCTGATCTACAGTGAGCATTGTGTTACCTCTGTCTAGCAGAGCGGTAAGTGTGTCAGGCTTGCAATCGACATTAAAGCTGTTTAGTGTCGCAGAGGTCTGTTGTACACATGACGTGTAAAATTGCAATAAAGAGGAAGGAAAACTCCAGAATCGATCGAGGTTTCTCTCTCCAAGGGGCCTTTTCCTGTCAGCAGGATGCACATATGAATGtattaatattatcatAGACAATATAAGCTTTCCAATTTTCAACATGATCCCGTTTACACTTACGCCAGCGTAAGATAAAACCTTGCCTGCCCCAGGATATACAAAACGATCCAAAAGGCAAGTTATGAGCCAATATGCGCACCAGTAAACACAGGTTTGTAACTGCGGTTTGCTGTTGTCCAATGATGGCGCGTTTTTCTCGGTGTTGGATTGCATTTGGTGGTACTGTGGATGACTTTTAGCGTCGCTCGCTCTAAAGTTTTCACTGTGGCTCATTTCATTATCAGTTTGGGGACTTGTACCAAGCTTTTTGCAGAAGTCATCGGCCTCATGTATGGTGTGCAAAGTGAATCCTATAGGTAGGGCGTATGCCACTGTAATATACGTCACTTCGAATATTAGTCCAGTTACAGCATTCATTTTTTTGATACTCTCATTTATGAGACACTTTCTCTTAGTATCCCCCGGGCTCTTGTGGTCCCGTTACTTCTGTATATATAAGTCTGTGTTTTACATATGCTTTGTGGTATCACCTCTGCACTGACACAAGCTGACAAATTTCTGTTTTGTGCATTAAACAAAGGGCCCGTGAACTGTTTGATTACAAGATCTTCTACCCCGCATTTAATAAGCTAATAAGGTGTAAAGAGCTTGTCAATTGCTCTATTGTGAGTTTTGTAAGATACGATCTAGATATAAGGAACTTAATATTATGTCGCTGACACTGGTCATGGCACCACAACATGTTCTTAAATAATAACTCTTAATAACTTGAAAAATAAAACGTAAATCTCAGTACAGAAGGAAGTTAATAATAAGATAATATTAGCGTTTAACTTGCATTATTTGCCCATACACTTGTCATCCCCGCTTTATAAAGCACTGACGCGCTCTCTAAATAACATTACCCGGATATGAATTCGAGAAAATTTTTGGTGAagaggaaaagaaaccGTTATTTAATGTATGATTGATGGACTAAAACAATACTACTATAAACCCAATTTGAACCAATTTTGAGACCTTTCTAGTCATTAGTATAATGTTGGATATTACCTTGTTTATTGAGGAAAAGGGTGGCAACCCAAAGTTAATAAAAAAGTCCCAAGAAGCTCGTGGAGCACCAGTCGAAATTGTCGATGAAATCATTGCTGATTATAAGGAATGGGTTAAAACAAGATTCGAGCTTGATGAAATCAACAAGAAGTTAAATAAGGTTCAGAAGGAAATTGGTCTCAAGTTTAAGAACAAGGAAGATGCTTCGGAATTGCTTGCTGAGAAGGAAAAGCTAACTGAAGAGAAGAAAGATATGATAGAAAAAGAACAAACTCAAGATAAGGAATTAAGAGAAAAAGTCAACAAGGTTGGGAACATTGTGCATCCATCTGTTGTTGTTTCTAATGATGAAGCTAACAACGAATTGGTTCGTAGCTGGAAGCCAGAAGGTTTGACTGAAGTTGGAAGTAATGCCTCCTGTACTGGTCATGAAGCGAAGTTATCTCATCATGAGGTGTTGCTAAGGTTGGATGGGTACGATCCTGAGCGTGGTGTGAAGATTTCTGGCCATAGAGGATATTTCTTTAGAAACTACGGTGTTTTCTTGAACCAAGCTTTGATTAACTATGGTTTGTCTTTCTTGGCTTCAAAGGGTTACTGTCCATTACAGGCTCCAGTAATGATGAACAAGGAAGTTATGGCTAAGACTGCCCAATTATCTGAATTTGATGAGGAATTATACAAGGTTATGGATGGTGATGATGAGAAGTATTTAATTGCTACTTCAGAGCAGCCAATTTCCGCTTACCACTCCGGTGAATGGTTTGAAAAACCTCAAGAGCAACTACCAGTGCGTTACGTCGGCTACTCTTCTTGTTTCCGTAGAGAAGCAGGTGCCCACGGTAAGGATGCATGGGGTGTGTTTAGAGTCCATGCCTTTGAAAAGATCGAGCAATTCTGTATCACTGAGCCTGAGAAGTCTTGGGACGAGTTTGATAGAATGATCGAAATGTCAGAAGAGTTTTACAAGTCCTTAGGTATACCATACCGTGTTGTTGGTATCGTATCAGGAGAACTAAACAATGCCGCAGCCAAGAAGTACGATCTTGAGGCATGGTTCCCATACCAAAAAGAATACAAAGAGTTGGTTTCCTGTTCTAACTGTACCGACTACCAATCACGTAATCTAGAAATTAGATGTGGTATCAAAAAGATGGGTGACAGGGAAAAGAAGTATGTCCACTGCTTGAACTCCACTCTTTGTGCAACTCAAAGAGCGCTATGCTGCGTCCTTGAAAACTACCAAACTGAAGACGGTTTGAAGGTTCCAGAAGTTTTAAGGAAATACATACCTGGTGAACCAGAGTTCATTCCTTTCTCCAAAGAGTTGCCAAAGAACTCAACTTCGAATAGGAAAAAGAACTAAGGTAGAGGGGTTCCCAGCATTAAATCCCTCATTTGTAGTTAAGAATCTAGTATAATAAACAAAGACAAGAAATGGTAAAAAAGAGTGCTACACCACTTAGTGACTTCACTTACGTATTTGCTGCTcattttaattatattaaTTAACTCATTGGTTGGGACTATACTTACTTTCAGTTGACTTCGACAAATACATCACTCGAGCAATTCACACATTCAGACATTCCTGAATGAGTCTTAATGTGCATTAACTCGCGACCAATATTATGCTCCGTAGCTAGCTTGCTTCTATTAAACTCTGTACGAGCCTCCGATGGGTGATCTTGGCATCCAATCTCGGGGAAATATTCTTTTGAATAGTAATTCCTCAACTGTTTGTCACGAACTAAACTTAAAACATATTCGCCCTCGCGCCTTTCATTTTCATACTTATCGAAAAATTCCAAGAACTCATCAACACTCACTTTGTCGCATTTTACTGCTCTTTGAGATTCTAGATATTCTTTGTCATTATTCTTACTCTTCAAGATGGACTTATGAAGTGAACCCTCTGTTTCTGTGACATTGTTGCTAAGTGCGTCTTCATCGTCCCCATCATATCCAGAGTCTGCTTCTATTGCAGCACCGGGCCTCGTTTTATCTACACTATTCTTAATGTCTTGTGGTTTGAGTCCAGTATCGCATTTCTTAGAAGCGTTGTATATCACCAAGCAGGAAAATTTATTGAATTTTACAGAATCATTGCTATCATTAATGGCACTTGGCTTGAAAAATTCTCTTTCTTCATTTCCAATGGTATGCCCTTCTCGTTCGAATTCAGATGACATTGCTGATTCGTTATCAGCTTCGTTACCTTGTTCATCATAAAATGACTTATCCATAAATCCATTTTCTTTGTATGTGTACATAGATGCCAAACACAAAAGATCTCTCTCAGTAACTGTGCCACTCTTGAGGTGCTCCACTATATTTGAAACATCCATGCTTTTACCATCTTTCATTCGAAAAGTTGGAATTACTAGTCTCTGTACCTCGAAATCACTATCAAGTGGTGAGTTCATTCTAAGTGAGTCCATAGGACTTGTTTCACTAGTTTTGGGAGTCTTGACAAATGAGGCTATCTTTTCTACTATTGATGAGGTTTTCGAACTACCTGATGCATTTCCTGCATCCTGAATGGATTCGGAGGATCCATTGATGCCACACTCGTCACCACTGAGTATTTGGCAATATGAGTCTTTCTCTATAGAATCGGTCAGTGGACCACTATCTAATGTAGAGATTCCTGATGCCAATTCTGGTGGTGAACTCGAACCACCAATTGCCGAGCGTGGCATTTTCATATCCATTGGCGGTGAGTTAAATGCACTTATTTGGTTCCATGGTTTATCGTCGTCCAACGCCGAAAGGCAGTTGCTGAACACGTCCAACTTCTTCCTTAAATCTGCAAGCTTCTGTTCCCCTATTATTTCAAATGGTGCTAATTCTCTTAGTTCTTGATCACGGGATACTGGAGGGCTTTCTGTATTGTTACGGAACATCATGGTTTCAAACATCTCTTCGATTTTCGATTCATCAGATTTAAATTTATAATAACAGCTTAGGGCGTCCTGTACATCTGCCTGGTTACTTGTCGTTGTGCCCTGATTATGGTTGTAAACACCATTTTGATCATATTCGGATATATGAAGTTTTTGCTTCACTGAATGTTTCCATTTACTGAAAAGCCTCTTTGCTTTTCGTCTTTTCCTATGCGAGTCATCTTGACCAGAGTCCTTATCTGAGGAGAGACCTTGTTCTGGAGAACTGTCAAAATCATTGTCAGTGGATAGTGAGGGTCCACGGTCCCTGTCTAGTGAAAGGAATTCTGCTGAGCGACCACTGGTGCCACCAAGTGCTACATCCGCTAACTGTCGACTGCTAAAGCTGAGATTGTTATTCAACACAATACTCATATTTCTAATAGCAACAAAACTCTAAATAGCAAATAAAATCCAATTCAAAACCTGAATTCTGGTATAGCAGCGGAATTTATTATTGAGATAATCCTAGTGTCAGTTGCTCTAAGGATAGTTACTCCAAAAAGGCCCTTCAATGCTAATATAGACCCGAAACTTTGTTGTGAATATGTAATGCTAAAGTATACTTGTCCCTGAATCAACTTCGCTTGTCATTGGATTATAAACAACTATTTTTTGTGAAGTATGAGTGAACAGGTTGATGTCTTCACTGAATTTGTGTCATTGGCGCTGACATCGGCAACGTCAGTGCCGCCTAAGACGTTTCGCGTCATAGTAAATTATTCAtaaaaaatattgaaaGGTACGACTATAAAAACGCATTGACGGGGTTTCTAATTCAAAAATATAGATGCGACATCTAAGACATACCCCTATATCTTGTAGTGTCGCATATTTTACGTGATATTATTAGAGATCTTCCACTAGATTTCCCGAAATAACTAGTTGGTATAGGTACCACATAGCAAATCTAAACCTCTTTTGAACTATATATATGAGAATAATTGTGACGATGACTGTCTTAAGCGTTAAATATCCAATCTTAGTATATTCATTAAGCATAAAACGGAGTTAGATCAGTTGCTATAGTGACGAGTATTACTATTTGTCTCTACGACCTCAAGGCTACGCTTATCATTAGAAGAAAATCTAGGAGCAAAACCTAGAGGACGCAAGAGCTTCTAAAACTAGCTGTTTAATTTACTTTCTATTGAAAATACCTAGGATTTTGTTACTTTATCACCATACCTTTCGGTTCAGCAACGTTACTAAATGTGGTTTAAGAGGATGCCATAACCGTAACTTCTAAAAACATATACTAGAATATTAAGAACTTCGTCTGACCGGGCGTTCCATTTTCACAAAAATAAGGTAAATGAACAGTTCGGGAGTAAATAGTCATCAGCAGCACTCTGGAAAGTCGTTTGTACTCTAAGAACATCCGCGCTCGGCGTCTTTACCCTGCTCCACACTGTGCAATGTTTCACGTGATTTTATTGTGTGACTTTTTCGTCTCTGCATCCGTACATCTTTGTAACATCCGTACATTGCTGTTTGCTTTTTAGACATTTTCTAAGCTTCGCTCTGCCTAGCCCGCCCTAACTCCTTCCAGGATTCCACCTAGCCTTCCCTGTAGACGGGTGACGGGTAAGCCGCACTACCGAATTATCGCCAATTCTCAAATTTTCAACATGTGGAATGTttaatttgaagaagatatcGAATAGAACTGTCTATTAGCAATAAAGCCTTAGTAAGAATAAGCGCAAGATGTCCACTGAATTGACCGTTCAAGCTGAGAGAGCTTTCCAAAAGGTATGAAGCATATTAGCAGTTACGATTAGACATGTGGGATTGATATACGTCCAGATATTGTTATAATGCCATTATTACAGATATACTTTAAAGAGTAATGAATGATATGATCGAAAATTAATGGGGATTATGAGTGTTATTTCAATCATGAAGTTATCAAACTGTGCATGTCACTTGGCAACGATTATAATACTAACTTTATCTTAATAGCAACCACACATCTTCACTAACCCAAAGGCTAAGGCCAACAGAAGAACCAAGAGATGGTACAAGAACGTTGGTCTAGGATTCAAGACCCCAAAGACCGCTATTGAGGGTTCTTACGTTGACAAGAAGTGTCCATTCACTGGTTTGGTTTCTATCCGTGGTAAGATCTTGACCGGTACTGTTGTTTCCACCAAGATGCACCGTACCATCATTATCAGAAGAGACTACTTGCACTACATTCCAAAGTACAACAGATACGAGAAGAGACACAAGAACCTTCCAGTCCACGTTTCCCCAGCTTTCCGTGTTCAAGTCGGTGACATCGTTACTGTCGGTCAATGTAGACCAATCTCCAAGACTGTTAGATTCAACGTCTTGAAGGTTGCTTCTAGTGCTGGTAAGTCCAACAAGCAATTTACCAAGTTCTAAATGGGGTGAATTCGGACCTGCCGTATAACAATTATAATAATTGAGTATTATATATTTTGTATAGTGTTTTTACAACATTAAGAATTAGATTTCGTTACTATCGAGCGAAATGGGAGGACGTTGAGGCATTCTTTGTGAAGAGAGGCTTACGATTTGCTATATAATATTTGTACACTTAGTTCTTCGATAGAAGAGCCTGCTCATCATGATAGTCTACAAGCTCTTTGCAGATTTCACTGATAGACTTCTTCTTGTAGTGACGGACGCTGGTCCTTAACTTTTCGTAACATAACTTTAATTCGGTACCAGTCCATCTTCTGCCTGGCATCAGGGCGGCTAATTCTTCCCAGTCGACCTGTAAGTCCTCTGTAAAGCCTAGGTCTTTCAGTTTTACTAGAAGCCACATCTTGTCCTCGTCGTTAATAGATTTAATCTTATTCATAGCCTCTTTCTTTAATAGCTTATTCCATTTATAACGACATTGGATACGAGATCTCCTTCCGCCCATCCGCTCACTAACTATAGTCCAATTGATTATATCCCGAGAAGCATTACCTTTACCGCTCAGCAGGGATCCCATTTTATCACTAGACTCCGATCCCATATTCGCAACACTAACCATATCAAGGTCATGGCCAAGCGCCTTCCCAGCGCTCCGGCTATTCGGAATATCATCTCCTCCTTCATAACTATCTTCACGTTCCTCAATTCCACCCTTTGCCGCGTTGTCTAGTATCTCAGTAATTACATTTTTTAGCTTCTCCTCTTCCTCGGGAGACCATTTGTTAGAAACTCTATCAGTACCACATTTGATGTAGTTTCTCCATCTGTCTCTACAATCCTCAGGCATCCTTCCTAAGACCTTTCCAATATTGGACCATTGTCCTTCCTTCTCCATGCACCAACGGGCTAATTCTGCATCTTCCTCAGGTGTCCACTTTCCACGCTGTTCAAAAATATGGTACTTACGACGAACATGCTTGTATATCGAAGACCTTGTCCTATAAGGTAGGACGCGACAGATATTTGTCCAAAAATCATCCTTACGTCTCTCATTACTCCAGATCCTTTCACATATTTGGCGTCTTGATATACCTTTAATGACCTGGTAGTCCTGTACAAACTGCTCTAGAGCCTCCTCTTCTGTCTCATCAAAGGATTTACCTGTAGACTGCGTTTGCAGATTTATAATATGGGCAGCTTTTTTCACAGCCTCCCTTATCAAATTGCTAATATCCCTGTCTGGTGAATCAGGGTCAAGCACCTTTGGCAACACCTCCGTCTTTTTAAGAGCAATCTTAGGCTCATTGTCGTCGTAAGGAGGTGGAAGATTCAAATCATCGTCTTTTCCTTTATCCTTTTCGCTGCCATCGCCAGTGTTTAAGTACTGTTGAATATCAGGGTGCTGTGCAATGTGGTCTACATCCATAATGGCCTTCCTGACTAATTGATCATTGTCAGTATTATCTAAAGAGGCCAATTCAGGATCCACAGCACCCATGTGGGACTTGACCTTCTCAGCCTTAGATTTCTGTTTCTTGGTCTTTTTAAGTAATTCACCTCCAAGCTCACCAGATCCTTGTCTTTTCAACCCTCTGTCTTCAAAAGCGGCGGCTACCGCGGCTGCGGCtaccgcggctgctgcATTAGAATCCTCCGTATCAACACTGGAAACAGCATTTCCACCACCAGAATTGCCTGTATCGTGAAgttcctcatcatcattatGTTTTAAAAACCAGTCCATCTCTTTATCTTTTTCCTTAACTCCATGAACATTGATATCATTATGATTTGAAATACTTCTATTTGAAGGACCTCTATTGTTAGCCGCCGTAGAACTTCTTCGACCTGTTACTTGACCTATAGCCGTAGGACTATCTTCATCAGCTGAGCCTGATATTGGGCCTGAGACATATTTAAAAACAGCCTCTTCGACATATTCATGACCATTATCATGTGTGTGATGATGCTCTTGTTGTTGAGACATAACACAGGTTATAAGCAATCAAAGTTGTATACCGTTATCTAACCCTTATGGTTTAACTATGTGAATCGAAACTCGTCAGGGTAAGTAAACGGAATAAGAAGGAAGACTAGCAGATTTGTTTAAGTTGGGTAACCCTCCTCTTTTGAAGTTTTGTGGACAAATGCGGGTAACTATATTATTAGCACATTTTACGAACAAAGTGATTATAAAATTGTTGTCACGTGACTAAGGCGGTTAAGCTTCAGATTTGCTGGTGAAAATAAACGCTGCATTCAGTCAACTTGGAGGTGGTGGAGCATGCGCTTGGTATAGCTTGTCTGAGGATGCTCTAAACTGATGTAAAAGATGTGTGTAGTTTTGTGCGGGTAAACATTGGAAATCTTTATACTGCATATCCATTCTTTGGTAGAATCCTTGTATAACAGTTATAAGTTCTGCTAAGCAATCGAGAGATTCTCCCATTATGCTCAGGTTCTTTCCATGGCTATTAACACTTTTTTTGTCGGGATTCAAGGAGACAGAGGCAATTGAACGGTTGTTAAACTGTACAAGAAGATCAAAGATTGTGTTTTCGAAATTTGAAAGGTATGGAGGTAGGTTTAGTGATAAAACCAGAAGCGACTTAAGCATTTTGATAGTCATTATAAGGGCACTGCTAGCGACAAATGTCTTGTTCCTCATTACAACCGATTTCTTGCGCCCTGCAATCTTATCATCTCCGGTTGATGACGAGGAATTTGTGTCTCGTGACTCGCTAGATTTTGATTCTAAATCCATGATGGCGGTCCAGTTAAGAGGGTCGATTTCCATACTGTTCACTATATCATTGACGTCCCTCTGTAGATCATGGTCTACAATGCATGGAACCCATTGTTCGATATCAATTCGTTCCTGTAAAAGTTTGACGTTAGAAGATGTAGTAACAGTAATATAGTTTTTAACTTGTGCTGAAATAACGTCTGTCATATACTTGGTTAAAAAGTCACCTGTGAGTGACTCGCACTCCTTTAGAAAAGAGGAGCATGCACTGTAGAAGTGCAAAAAATGGTCAAAGCGTAATAGGCTCGTTAACTCCCGTCTAACAGCAATAATCTTGCCCATCCTGAGCTGAACTATTTTTATGCCTTCATTAATTCCGCGTCTCAAATCCAATTGCACAATCATGTCGTGGTCACTCTCTTCGCTTGGTATTTCACTAAGAGCTACATCAAGCAATAATTTTTGATGGGTGGAAAGTCTCCGTAGTGTTCTACTTTCCGCAGTAAAGATCTTCATTAACATGTCTTGAAATTCCATAGGGGTTTGCTCCTTTATTAGTCGCGAAAGCTTCGAGCCACCGCCACCACCACCAGTTGGTTTGGTCTCTGCTGCTGGTGGCCTTATCGATTCAACACTAGTGTCTTGTTCATTGCCGtttttttcattaattGTCAATTGCTTCGGCAATTGTGcttttattatatttttTAGTTCAGTGATGAACTTCTGCTCATAGAGTTTAAATGCATTAGTCAGCTCCTTGTAGCTAACTAACTTTCTTATCATGGTTACAATGGAGTTACGAAACTCAGGGTCAATGTTCCTGTAGTTTATGACTCCTAAATCATTGCCTTGTGTTGTCGGAGCATTGTATTGTCGTAAGTCATCCAATAAAATATCGCATAACGCCATACAGTACTTTTGTCCAACATCGATGATCATGTTAGACAGGTCACCTCGGTATCGTCCCAATGCTGGTACAGAGCTCAGATCCAGCAGCTCATGAGGCCACCCGGCCGTCCATTTTTTTACATTTTCATCGTCATTGGTTCCTGAAATCAATTTTCCAACAGAATCGATGAAACGTATGCAGTTGTCTAAGTCGTCCACTTTAAAGAGTTCCTTGCATTCATCTACTCTTTTAAGAACCTCATGTATCTGAATAAGGCCTTGCTCAAGCCTTTCCACATTTCTCCTTGTGATGATCTTCGTCAAAAGACCCTTTCGCCTTTCAATCTTGGCTTGAGTTTTGGAGTTCAGTGACATACTCAATTCATCTAGTTTATCTAGTGCCTGCTGAGAGAGCTGTTTTATAGTTGTAACATTCTCCATAGTATTAAGGAACTTATGAGATGATTTCGATATATCCATAACTAAAACTCCCTCAATAGTATCCAAGTAGTAAGTGAGCTTGTCCTGCAGCTCATCGTTTGCTTGGTTTCTCTCTTCTGCAGATGCTGAGTTTATCGCAGTTAATTGTACGTCCACATCTTCTATAATCTTTCTAAATACTCTGGAATTGTCCAATTGGAAGTCTTCGCTGAAATAAATAGGTGGAATGTCTTCTAATCCTTTACGCTCTGAATAGCTCTCTAGCGAATGCTCTGGTGAATGTTCCTGCTCTGTAATATTATCTGGAGGGCTTGGCGACTTATCATACACCTCAATTTTTCTCAGCTGATCAAATTTATTCATGCTTGTTAAACTATTTGTATTCTGAAACATCTTGAACTCTTCTATTATGCCGTCGGAGTATTCACGTAAATCCTTCTTCCAGTCATTTGGCAAAGGACTCTTGCTCAGATTAACTGGTGGTATATTCGCTACAGTAGGCTTCTTAATCCACCCCTTAAGCCTTGTGTTCATAACGACCTCGTAGATAGAATTTGAGCCGAGCGGTGAGATATCAGCTTTCCGACCATAGGCGGCAAGTTCCGCTTCCAATACATTAGATCTATTGGTTCCATTTCTTGCAGCCCCACCAAATACGGAAGAGAGCTCAACACTCTGTCTAAATGAGTAATTATCGAAGCTTGGCCGTAAGGGTGGACTGCTAGCACCTGGCCCTATGGAACCCTGACGACCCTTTTTGCAACTGGACACGCTCAATAAATCTCCGTTTAACGAGGATGAATCGCCTGTTTGTTTGATATGAAAGTCATCCAAGTTAGCAACAGGCGAAGCACTTTCGACTTTATCTATGGGTAAATTACTTTGAGATTCTTTAGGTTCTTCAGTATGATCAAGCGTTGGCTTGTTCTCCCCCGAAACAGCATCATGAACCTCTGAAGTATCACCAATTTTGGGCCCAGGTTTATTAATCATGGTTCAATAGTGGATTCGGTATGAATTTTGAATGGGACAGCTTTTTAGCTTTTAATTGTGGCCTATTTAACAGGCTGTAGAAAGACACTTTCAAGAACTATTATTGCCTTTCTTTTGAAAAGAGCGCGAGGCCGCTTCAATACAAAGTTTCACATAGACATGAGATAATACATAATGCTCTTTAGAGTAATGATATGGCATGTTCGCCAGCAattttatattattttatgGGCTTCAATTCGTTAATATTTACGCTTACTTTCATAATTTACGTTGCTCAGACTGAGATATCATCAACTTGATAGCGCTATAGGTAGCCTTGAGACTTATTAAATAAGTGGCATAGCAAATAAGCATCTCAAGCCTTATAGTCTCATCAATTGTCCATTGTATTTACATGGCTAGTTTCCTTCTAACTTCGCTGCAGCATATAATGGTGTGGCCGTAAACGTCTTCTTGGTACCACAATTGCTGCAAAACATGACATCCAAATTCCTAATAAGACAAACGTAGCAGTATGTGGATCTGCAGCAAGAGCTAGAATATGGATTGACCGGGAGCTCCTTGCACCTCGCGCACTGATCTTGTCTTGTCGGCGTTTCGTTCTTTTCAAGCTGCTGTCTTGAAAAGTAATTTAGTTGAAGTACGTTTTTATTCAGAAGTTCTAGAATGGTATTCCACATGAGCTGCCTGTTTTGGAACTCTAGGCCAGCATATACTGTCGAAGTATAGAAAGTTGACTCCTCAAGTGCCTTAGTGCATGTAACGTTAAATAGCCTGTGAATAGGTGA
It encodes:
- the VPS54 gene encoding Vps54p (Syntenic homolog of Ashbya gossypii ABL093W; Syntenic homolog of Saccharomyces cerevisiae YDR027C (VPS54)), with protein sequence MINKPGPKIGDTSEVHDAVSGENKPTLDHTEEPKESQSNLPIDKVESASPVANLDDFHIKQTGDSSSLNGDLLSVSSCKKGRQGSIGPGASSPPLRPSFDNYSFRQSVELSSVFGGAARNGTNRSNVLEAELAAYGRKADISPLGSNSIYEVVMNTRLKGWIKKPTVANIPPVNLSKSPLPNDWKKDLREYSDGIIEEFKMFQNTNSLTSMNKFDQLRKIEVYDKSPSPPDNITEQEHSPEHSLESYSERKGLEDIPPIYFSEDFQLDNSRVFRKIIEDVDVQLTAINSASAEERNQANDELQDKLTYYLDTIEGVLVMDISKSSHKFLNTMENVTTIKQLSQQALDKLDELSMSLNSKTQAKIERRKGLLTKIITRRNVERLEQGLIQIHEVLKRVDECKELFKVDDLDNCIRFIDSVGKLISGTNDDENVKKWTAGWPHELLDLSSVPALGRYRGDLSNMIIDVGQKYCMALCDILLDDLRQYNAPTTQGNDLGVINYRNIDPEFRNSIVTMIRKLVSYKELTNAFKLYEQKFITELKNIIKAQLPKQLTINEKNGNEQDTSVESIRPPAAETKPTGGGGGGSKLSRLIKEQTPMEFQDMLMKIFTAESRTLRRLSTHQKLLLDVALSEIPSEESDHDMIVQLDLRRGINEGIKIVQLRMGKIIAVRRELTSLLRFDHFLHFYSACSSFLKECESLTGDFLTKYMTDVISAQVKNYITVTTSSNVKLLQERIDIEQWVPCIVDHDLQRDVNDIVNSMEIDPLNWTAIMDLESKSSESRDTNSSSSTGDDKIAGRKKSVVMRNKTFVASSALIMTIKMLKSLLVLSLNLPPYLSNFENTIFDLLVQFNNRSIASVSLNPDKKSVNSHGKNLSIMGESLDCLAELITVIQGFYQRMDMQYKDFQCLPAQNYTHLLHQFRASSDKLYQAHAPPPPS
- the PEX2 gene encoding ubiquitin-protein ligase peroxin 2 (Syntenic homolog of Ashbya gossypii ABL094W; Non-syntenic homolog of Saccharomyces cerevisiae YJL210W (PEX2)), with product MSSVAQLDSLALDSELHESIWNEFQSHFKPINNIDEWQLLIHTLVFYLSTHTNLKGVSTYGSQLSGVTYQTTKSTLFLVSVLVQFLHKKFSSAILRGDKFTKWYLMASKLYHCYDLFNFLQFLSTPCFISPIHRLFNVTCTKALEESTFYTSTVYAGLEFQNRQLMWNTILELLNKNVLQLNYFSRQQLEKNETPTRQDQCARCKELPVNPYSSSCCRSTYCYVCLIRNLDVMFCSNCGTKKTFTATPLYAAAKLEGN